The genomic DNA TTTTATATAAGAATTTTATGTTTTGAATatgcatgttttaaaaaatgcatattttgGGAATGCCTTCTATCTtgaccatacaaaaaaaattaaagctttcTCAATTTTAGATTGTCAATTTGTAataatataaaatctaaatgttTGCAAAGAgaatttataaatatttttaaatgactgcCTCTCAAACAGCATCAATGAAATCACTTCACTAAAGGGTAACTATTGAAGTGTTACGCTACATCAATTAGTGTCACTGTCAGCTTGGAGGAACGTTAGATcttgggatttaaaaaaataaatttttataacagcaactgaaaaaaatgatttgtcGATTTCCCTGTTGTTTCAAGGTCCTGTGTCGACTCATCAACAGTCTCCATCCAAAGGACAAGGAGCCTGTCAAGAAGATCTCAGAGTCTCAGATGGCCTTCAAGCAGATGGAGAAGATCTCTCAGTTCCTCCAGGCAGCTGAAGCTTATGGAGTTACCAAAACTGATATATTCCAGACCGTAGACCTTTGGGAAGGtaagtaaaaatacaagtatGAAGGTTAAGATCCTGATATCAGCCCTTCTGATTTTCTACatttattttgttcattttagatCTCCTTTTGTGctcattttaacattatatccTCCATTTCAGGAAAAGACATGGCTGCAGTGCAGCGGACTCTCATGGCACTGGGCAGCGTGGCTGTCACCAATGATGACGGTCATTACAAAGGGGACCCAGACTGGTTCCACAGGTGAAAATCTTACCTTCTCCTCCATGTCTGCATCGTTACTTCCTCCCACTTATACCGTGTTCGCAGGAAAGCGCAGGGCTATCGGCGGGAGTTCACTGAGGAGCAGCTGCGCCAGGGCCAGAGTCTGATCAGCCTTCAGATGGGCAGCAATCGCGGAGCGTCTCAGTCGGGTATGACGGGCTACGGTATGCACCGTCAGATCATGTAGATAACAAATTGGCCTTGCTTCCTGTATTTTCTTCTTATTTCTACTAACACGATGTATCGTAGCCTATTCTGCCTTCTGCTAGCCTTACCTAACCTCACCTCTCTGAAAGTGCTGCTTTAAACGATGTCTTCTCCTCTTTGTGTCTTCCACTCTGCTATGCTGCTGTCATTTCCATtttatgatttaatgtgcaactTGACGTCGTCAATTTAGCCCTCTCGACATGATTAAAATGTCAAACAAGCCATCAGTGTTCATTGATGCTGTGAAAAAGCATGCCTCTGGAATTACATTTACCACGGGTGATTGTTTTACAGTGGTTGGTTATGTGATTGTGCGCTCAGTCAGACTCACATCGTGCCTGGTTTATGGGACTAGACCATAAAGCACTCGGTCCTGCTATTCTTGCCTCAAAAtgtgcactttttttgttttgttcatgtttgtgttatttaattcccaatatattttttatctgGAAGCTTACTGACAAAAGGAATAAAATACATGGACATAATGTTAGTGTTGTTGTTTGTAATTATGAGTAACACATGCTTTGACCTATTTGATTTTTGGTGTGTCAACCAAAGAACCAAACAAAAAAGGAGGATTAAACTCACCAAACAGGTCATActttatatgtactgtatatagacgtTTATATCCACTGTAAGTATATGACAATGTTAGTCTTAGCTCCCTGACTGCGGTATTTCTCTTCTGCCTGCCTGCTCGTCTTTCCTCTCTCAATTCAATCTAATAATAAAGGCGGAGCTGGAAAACAAAGTCATTAGGACAGAAGCTTCCTGTGGATGCACAtctgatccaaaaaaaaaaaaaaaacgcacacacATCAGAAGATGTTTGATAAAAGTGTTGTTCGGCTGCTTGGTGATGAAGTGGTGGTTCTGTGAGTGAAAATATAATTAATGAAATTATCATTTCAAGTATTCATGATTATTCAGTGTATATTTAATTAAACAGTTTTATGAACTACAGTAACACATACTCTGTgagtaatatacagtggtatgaaaaagtatctgaaccttttgggatttatcacatttctgcatgaaatcgccctcaaatgtgatctgatctt from Corythoichthys intestinalis isolate RoL2023-P3 chromosome 20, ASM3026506v1, whole genome shotgun sequence includes the following:
- the tagln3b gene encoding transgelin-3b, whose protein sequence is MANRGPSYGLSREVQEKIEQKYDPDLEQRLVDWIVAQCAGSVEKPPAGREGFQKWLMDGTVLCRLINSLHPKDKEPVKKISESQMAFKQMEKISQFLQAAEAYGVTKTDIFQTVDLWEGKDMAAVQRTLMALGSVAVTNDDGHYKGDPDWFHRKAQGYRREFTEEQLRQGQSLISLQMGSNRGASQSGMTGYGMHRQIM